CGGAGGCAAAGTTCTGGAACTCATCAACATAAAGAAAGAAGTCACGTCTTTGGGCTTCGGGAGTGTCTATCCTGCTCATGGCCGCCAAATAAAGCTTTGTTATCGCCATAGCTCCAAGTAAACGGCTGTTATCCTCTCCGATGCGTCCCTTTGAAAGGTTCATAATAAATATCTTCCCGTCATCCATTATCTTTCTCATGTCTATGGTAGATACTTTCTGGCCCACAATATTACGAATTAAAGGAGCTGTTGTAAACTGCCCGATCTTATTTTGTATGGAAGCTGTAGCTTCAGACGCAAGCCGGTCTGAGTATTTCGCAAACTCTTCAAGCCAAAAGGAGCGCACAATAGGGTCTTTCACATAGCTTAAAACCTCATTCCTGAAATTCTTATTAGCCATCATACGGTTAACATCCAAAAGTGTCGCGTCGGGATATTCAAGAAGAGCTAAAATTGTATTATTCAAAATATATTCCATTCTGGCGCTCCACACATCCACCCAAATTTTCTTAAACACACCCATAAGCCCGCTTGCCACAAGGTGTCTCTGGTTATATCCGACATCTTCAAGAAGATTTAAACCCATCGGAGCATCAGCATCAGCAGGATTGAAATACACAACATCGTCCATTCGTTCGGGTGGCACAAAACTCAAAAGGGTCTCAGCAAATTCACCGTGCGGGTCTAAAATACCGAGGCCGTTCCCGTTTATAATATCCTGAATCGCCATATTCTGTATCATGTTCGTCTTACCCATTCCAGTCTTTCCTATGATGTACATATGGCGGCGGCGGTCATCAGTTTTTATGCCAAACCTGTCGCTGCGCCCCCTGTAATTCAATTGTCCAAAATAATTTATTTCTTCCATGATTTTTGTTTCGCCTGCCTGCCGGCAGGCAGGGCTCCGCCTCACGAAAAGTATAAAGTATACAGTATTCAGTATATAGGAGTGCTTTATAATTAGCTTTGCTTAATACTATATACTAAATACTGTATACTTGAACGAGCGAAAGGTGAGTTCCAAGCTCGCTTTGCGAGCTTATGTAGGCAATCCACTTGGTGGTTCCGATGTTCTTGAGGGCACTCTCGGCATAAGCGGGGCTCTTACTACCCTTCCAGGGAAATGATACATCGTAGCTATTTCTTCAGTACTCAAAACGTAGGGACTGGTGGCAAAATCAAGATACCTCCCTTTATAAGCTGCGAGTATATTGCGTTTGCGAATATAATTTCTAAACTTTTTAAAAAGAATAAGAGAACCTTTTGGAAAAGAACCTGAATGCGGACGAAAGCTATTTAAACCGCTAAACTGTCTAAGGTAGCCGTGCAAACCCGCGAGATGTTCACCGTGCCAGACATCTTTTCTTGCCACATAAACAGCGCGGAGCATGGTATTAAATTTAATTTTAGAATCTTTTATCTCAATTTTTTCTATATTCATACGCTCTCCTGGTGTCATTCGTGTCATATCACTTTGTGTTTTTTCAGGTTTTTTTTTCTGCCCGCCTCCACCAAAAGCGTTAAAAATACTTGTAAGCGGGTCTACATATTTTGTACCCGAGTCCCTGCCTACCAGTTTATCTATCTCACTCTTTGCCTTGCCCTCAACTTCGCTAAGAACAGGGCTTATGACAACCTGCATCCACATATGCTCCCCTTCTTCCATTTTAGAAACAAGTTCCGCGTACTGAGATATCGGGTCCATACGCCTGTCTTCATCCAAATCTTCAAACTCAATATATGTTCTTATAGGATAAACCCAACTTCTGTTAAGTGTATATTCCGCACCCCATACCTCATAACTCTCTCCGGGCACATCGGCAGGCAAATCCGCGGTATAATCCGGGACTTCTTCTATCGCGGCGTCAGAATACTGTGAATATACTTTAGATTCAACAAAATTACGCTGCGATCTTTTGCAGCGTATATAAAAATGCAACCTTCCGGCTGTTCCCACCATCTCAAGACTAAACCGGTCAATTACAACACCCTCTGTCCACTTTTCGCGGCTGGTTAGCGGACTCCAAACTCCGTGCAAGCCCTCAAGCACATTCTCCATAGCTTTGGGGGTTTTTAGAACATCCGGGGGTAAAGATACCTCGAGCACTATCCAGTCCAGTTTTTTAGAATATTGAGACCTTTTATTGCGCAGATACAAAGGATGAACTTTTGAAAACAGGTAAAACGGAACTATGACCCACCAAGTGGCCTTAAATAAGTTCCATAAAATTAAACCTGCAAATTGTAGTATTTCTACCAGTGTAGAAGGCACAACAGTAGCTCGCTTCGCGAGCAGGTTATAGGTTTTAGATTTCAGGTATCAGACTATCGCTTAATTTTTGAGTCTAACACCTATTACCTAACACCTATTACCTATCTTATAAGGGTTATGCCAGGTAGTATTTATTGCCTTCGTCTTTCTTAAAGTGAGTTCTGTTCTGTAAATTGAGCAAAATTGTATTTTTTTGCACTTTTCTCTGGTCCATTACACGATCCACCAAGACTTCTCTTTCTACCGGCTTTCCCTCTTCTTTTAATATGTTCATTATAACATCTTTTACTGTACCAGGCATATAACCCCAGTTCGCAAGTGCGTAGATCCCCCGACCTATTAATACAAATCTTTCATCCTTTATAAGTTCGTTATGAACAGTTTGAGGATGAGTTTTTTTAGAATTTTTAAACCTAAAAGGAGCGTCGTCTATTCTGTGCGCGAGTTCTCTAAAATGAAGAGGATCTCCATGTCTGTGTAACACAAGAAATACCTTGTCTCTTACTCCGCGAGGTGTAATCTGGGGCCATTCAGCTAATCCCCACTGATTAAACGGACCAAGCTCTATCTTCTTAGAAGCACCTAAAAGTATATGTAGATTATCTTCAGTAACAGGCAGGAATTCTCTATTCGCCTCCTCAGCTTTAACCATAAGCTCTTCAGCATCTATGGGTTCGCCTGTCTTTTCCATGCTTTCAACAATGCCGGTCAAAAGTACTTTAACCTTTTCAGCACTTTCTTTGTTTACAGCCCAACTTGCCTGAAAATCATCGCTTTCTTTAATCTTTACAAAAGAGTCATTCAAAGCCAAAAGCAATGAGAGATATGGACGATGGGCATCAGAAGCTAAAGTTTCTACAAGAACTTCCTCTGACACAACACCGCAGTGTTCATTTAAATAATTATTTATCTCGTCAAAAGCGGGGGTAAGAAATTCATACTCAGCAGAATTTCTTATCTTCAAATAAGACGCCTCCTCTATCTGTCGCACCCTCTCCCTTGTAATATTATAAGCACCCCCGATCTTCTCGAGAGTTTGTCTCTCTCCACCTGTACCAATGCCGTGCCTTCGCGCGAGTATTGTGCTGTTTCTATCAGACAACACTCCAAGCGTTTTTCCTATAACAGGCTTTACATTGAGCTTTTTTACTTGAGTTGCT
The Candidatus Spechtbacterales bacterium genome window above contains:
- a CDS encoding HTH domain-containing protein, translating into MKSQTQVKSKPLTYMPQATQVKKLNVKPVIGKTLGVLSDRNSTILARRHGIGTGGERQTLEKIGGAYNITRERVRQIEEASYLKIRNSAEYEFLTPAFDEINNYLNEHCGVVSEEVLVETLASDAHRPYLSLLLALNDSFVKIKESDDFQASWAVNKESAEKVKVLLTGIVESMEKTGEPIDAEELMVKAEEANREFLPVTEDNLHILLGASKKIELGPFNQWGLAEWPQITPRGVRDKVFLVLHRHGDPLHFRELAHRIDDAPFRFKNSKKTHPQTVHNELIKDERFVLIGRGIYALANWGYMPGTVKDVIMNILKEEGKPVEREVLVDRVMDQRKVQKNTILLNLQNRTHFKKDEGNKYYLA
- a CDS encoding type IV secretion system DNA-binding domain-containing protein; the encoded protein is MEEINYFGQLNYRGRSDRFGIKTDDRRRHMYIIGKTGMGKTNMIQNMAIQDIINGNGLGILDPHGEFAETLLSFVPPERMDDVVYFNPADADAPMGLNLLEDVGYNQRHLVASGLMGVFKKIWVDVWSARMEYILNNTILALLEYPDATLLDVNRMMANKNFRNEVLSYVKDPIVRSFWLEEFAKYSDRLASEATASIQNKIGQFTTAPLIRNIVGQKVSTIDMRKIMDDGKIFIMNLSKGRIGEDNSRLLGAMAITKLYLAAMSRIDTPEAQRRDFFLYVDEFQNFASEAFEGILSEARKYRLCLILAHQYIAQMDEEVRDAVFGNIGTFITFRVGAEDAEHIEKEFTPEFMVDDLVNLPKFNIALKLMIDGITHRAFAARTIAPLEPGHAERLTEEIIKRSRDKYGTSRQEMEKVIQEWDVSTKMRPVTVPAKKAQEQKENEKPISMSEAMQKFPAPNLNKNRPPSRGQSSLQRGDGPPSRSAQTDSPQQKPYRPPSRGQSPIQRGDGPPAKKPQAGDGQQQKKPQNESKPPVEKKNSKNKKGPDNEGLRDLLKDIGVIGE